The following proteins come from a genomic window of Lolium rigidum isolate FL_2022 chromosome 5, APGP_CSIRO_Lrig_0.1, whole genome shotgun sequence:
- the LOC124653700 gene encoding dual specificity protein kinase splB-like yields the protein MNSQVGSNNQKNLDVVYQDLTTILGLGRFDSGNLAPGLPLKCDMDPINLVRIRNLSFENGLKPAESSGDSLQDMSSTGESPHAGKVKFMCSFGGKILPRPSDGVLRYVGGETRLVSISRNFSWKELVHKTLSIYSQPHIIKYQLPDEDLDALISLSCDEDLQNMMEEYYSLEKANGSTRLRIFLVSLTECEDSSLSARSLESEPEYNFVVAVNNLKQSTSGNNLVGQVSQQLDDSLLPCRDSTVCQTDRESGGTALAGTALNESSSQFFLAPYSQQMVAESAATSSPSLNRQRTTKQSRLWMSGDKSTMNQEHENRNEVFNESNLKSILPDHQDKKQNYADTAAGIGSSAHHLQIQRQAKDSGIPRNESDLSSHTNYDMFTPMERPFYSEKVPMHLESASWVSGLHEYSGQIHGMPHAFSDPLLNDRTEVPASNLSLTFDSYIPPSFSQKVCQANELQRTISGTRPDLVCVNPPETAQTDEPKYIVSNHIDQWYNQGVTGSATSAAAVYYQQDSLSSNMVQTGHNGGPVVKQQEKFYHQENSAGPSVAPQCVDIGFNLNHARDARLSSNELDALESSGLPSMLATDNCHSHLLDGCPNGSLTENADRGSYMEKLNSGRVATSYGTAGCVHANGKVTPGPHILLPIDPFEAFAPQRSVENGPSGVYGNGIFDQSLVHSSGLATSPPIGLSNANLNVNMHGNDTFKDGDSRREVPLLDQRNITFGDVGLTGFNHAINSENMNLKDRMQNNVQTDALVIVENVMDNMHSGIPSSRPIPQAEVTAEEWQEVIISSNKDDDARSNGPELANEDYDDKGAVDGSMSDAQIAELEASVYGLQIIRNADLEELRELGSGTFGTVYHGKWRGTDVAIKRIKKSCFAGRSSEQEKLTKDFWREAQILSKLHHPNVVAFYGVVPDGTGGTLATVAEFMVNGSLRNVLVRKDRMFDRRKKLIIAMDAAFGMEYLHSKSIVHFDLKCDNLLVNMRDPQRPICKVGDFGLSRIKRNTLVSGGVRGTLPWMAPELLNGSSSRVSEKVDVFSFGIVLWEILTGEEPYANMHCGAIIGGIVNNSLRPQIPEACDPEWRKLMEQCWSANPDVRPSFTEVTDRLRAMSAMLQSKGQAPENR from the exons ATGAACAGCCAAGTTGGGTCCAACAACCAGAAGAACTTGGATGTGGTCTACCAGGATCTCACTACGATTCTTGGTCTTGGCAGGTTTGACTCCGGGAACCTCGCTCCTGGCTTGCCCCTCAAATGTGACATGGATCCCATAAATTTGGTCCGTATCAGGAACTTGTCCTTCGAGAATGGACTTAAGCCGGCTGAGAGTTCGGGTGATAGTCTGCAAGACATGTCTTCTACCGGCGAGAGCCCGCACGCGGGGAAAGTCAAATTCATGTGCAGCTTTGGCGGGAAGATCCTGCCGAGGCCTAGTGATGGGGTGCTCAGATACGTAGGTGGGGAGACACGGCTCGTGTCGATATCCAGAAACTTCTCGTGGAAGGAACTTGTGCATAAAACCCTCTCGATCTACAGCCAGCCTCATATCATCAAGTACCAGCTTCCTGATGAGGACCTTGATGCTCTGATTTCCCTCTCGTGTGACGAGGATCTTCAGAATATGATGGAGGAGTACTACAGCCTTGAGAAGGCCAATGGCTCGACGAGGCTTCGCATATTTCTTGTCTCCCTGACTGAGTGTGAGGATTCATCGTTGAGTGCAAGAAGCCTAGAGAGTGAACCGGAATATAATTTTGTCGTGGCTGTGAACAATCTGAAACAGAGCACCAGTGGCAACAATTTGGTTGGCCAGGTGAGCCAACAGTTGGATGATTCCCTACTCCCTTGCCGAGACTCAACTGTCTGTCAGACGGATAGAGAGAGTGGAGGTACAGCATTGGCTGGAACAGCCTTAAACGAGTCTTCCTCTCAGTTTTTTCTTGCTCCATACTCACAACAGATGGTGGCTGAGTCAGCAGCCActtcctccccaagcttaaatcggCAGAGGACCACAAAACAGTCTAGGCTGTGGATGTCTGGAGACAAATCAACAATGAACCAAGAGCATGAGAACAGAAATGAAGTTTTCAATGAATCAAATCTGAAATCCATACTGCCGGACCATCAAGATAAGAAACAAAATTATGCAGACACAGCTGCTGGAATTGGATCTTCTGCCCACCATCTTCAAATTCAAAGGCAGGCAAAAGATTCAGGTATTCCTCGAAATGAGAGTGACTTGAGTTCACATACCAACTATGATATGTTTACTCCAATGGAGAGGCCCTTTTATTCTGAAAAGGTGCCCATGCATCTAGAGAGTGCTAGTTGGGTATCTGGACTGCATGAATACTCTGGTCAAATTCATGGCATGCCTCATGCCTTTTCTGATCCTTTGCTGAACGATCGCACTGAAGTACCTGCATCCAATTTGTCATTAACCTTTGATTCATACATACCACCATCATTTTCCCAGAAAGTATGTCAAGCTAATGAGCTGCAGAGAACAATAAGCGGGACTAGGCCAGATCTTGTATGTGTTAATCCACCTGAGACTGCTCAAACTGACGAACCAAAGTACATTGTTTCTAATCATATCGATCAGTGGTACAATCAAGGAGTTACTGGTTCAGCCACTTCAGCGGCAGCAGTATATTACCAACAAGATAGTTTGTCTAGTAACATGGTACAAACAGGCCACAATGGTGGTCCTGTTGTTAAACAGCAGGAGAAGTTTTATCATCAGGAGAACAGCGCAGGTCCCAGTGTGGCTCCCCAGTGTGTTGATATAGGGTTCAATCTGAACCACGCACGGGATGCAAGGCTGTCCTCAAATGAGTTGGATGCTCTAGAAAGCTCAGGTCTGCCGTCGATGCTTGCTACTGATAATTGCCACTCGCATCTTCTTGATGGATGCCCTAATGGATCTCTAACAGAGAATGCAGATCGTGGATCTTACATGGAGAAACTGAATTCAGGGCGTGTTGCTACAAGTTATGGAACTGCTGGTTGTGTGCATGCCAATGGTAAAGTTACTCCTGGACCACACATTCTGCTTCCTATAGACCCTTTTGAAGCATTTGCACCACAGAGATCAGTGGAAAATGGGCCATCCGGTGTATACGGGAACGGAATTTTTGACCAGTCATTGGTGCATAGCTCTGGTTTGGCCACCTCTCCACCTATTGGGCTAAGTAATGCTAATCTTAATGTAAACATGCATGGCAATGACACTTTCAAGGATGGGGACTCAAGGAGAGAGGTTCCTCTTCTTGATCAGCGCAATATCACCTTTGGTGATGTAGGATTAACTGGATTTAATCATGCCATCAATAGTGAGAACATGAATCTGAAGGACAGAATGCAAAATAACGTTCAAACGGATGCACTTGTTATTGTTGAGAACGTGATGGACAATATGCATTCAGGCATTCCATCATCCAGACCAATTCCTCAGGCCGAAGTGACAGCTGAAGAATGGCAGGAAGTGATTATTTCATCAAACAAGGATGATGATGCTAGGAGCAATGGGCCAGAGTTAGCTAATGAG GATTATGATGATAAAGGTGCTGTAGATGGGTCCATGAGTGATGCTCAGATAGCTGAACTTGAAGCCAGCGTGTATGGCTTACAG ATCATAAGAAATGCTGACCTTGAGGAGTTACGCGAATTGGGATCTGGCACGTTTGGAACAGTGTACCATGGAAAGTGGCGAGGGACGGATGTTGCTATCAAACGTATCAAAAAAAGCTGTTTCGCTGGGAGATCATCTGAGCAAGAGAAACTT ACCAAAGACTTTTGGAGGGAGGCGCAAATTCTTTCAAAGCTACATCATCCAAATGTTGTTGCTTTCTATGGTGTGGTTCCTGATGGAACAGGGGGAACATTAGCAACCGTGGCAGAATTCATGGTGAATGGATCACTAAGGAATGTTCTTGTAAGGAAGGACAG AATGTTTGATCGTCGGAAAAAGCTCATCATTGCTATGGATGCGGCATTCGGGATGGAATATTTGCACTCGAAAAGCATAGTCCATTTTGATTTGAAATGCGACAACTTGCTCGTTAACATGAGAGATCCTCAGAGGCCAATCTGCAAG GTTGGAGACTTTGGATTATCTAGAATTAAGCGCAACACTTTGGTTTCTGGTGGTGTACGGGGCACCCTACCATGGATGGCACCAGAGCTGTTGAATGGCAGCAGCAGCCGAGTGTCTGAGAAG GTGGACGTGTTCTCTTTCGGGATAGTCTTATGGGAGATCTTGACTGGTGAGGAACCATATGCGAACATGCATTGTGGTGCTATCATAG GCGGTATCGTCAATAACTCTCTCCGGCCTCAAATACCTGAAGCCTGCGACCCTGAATGGCGAAAACTAATGGAGCAATGTTGGTCAGCCAATCCTGATGTCCGCCCATCCTTCACCGAGGTCACAGACAGATTGCGAGCCATGTCAGCGATGCTTCAGTCAAAGGGACAGGCTCCAGAAAACAGATGA
- the LOC124655756 gene encoding pollen allergen Lol p 2-A-like: MAFSPGCLLVATVLAAMLAGAWCAPPSVTFTVDKGSNEKNMALQIKCSKEGDAMKAVELKEHTYNKWLFLNKGAGGVWQVKSDKPLKGPFNFRFVTEKGMKNVFNDVVPANFKVGTTYAPKE, from the coding sequence ATGGCTTTCTCACCAGGCTGCCTGCTGGTCGCGACGGTGCTGGCGGCGATGCTGGCCGGCGCGTGGTGCGCCCCGCCGTCGGTGACGTTCACGGTGGACAAGGGGTCCAACGAGAAGAACATGGCGCTGCAGATCAAGTGCAGCAAGGAGGGGGACGCCATGAAAGCGGTGGAGCTCAAGGAGCACACCTACAACAAGTGGCTCTTCCTCAACAAGGGCGCCGGCGGCGTGTGGCAGGTCAAGAGCGACAAGCCACTAAAGGGCCCCTTCAACTTCCGCTTCGTCACCGAGAAGGGCATGAAGAACGTCTTCAACGACGTCGTGCCGGCCAACTTCAAGGTCGGCACCACCTACGCCCCCAAGGAGTAG